The following proteins are co-located in the Solanum pennellii chromosome 8, SPENNV200 genome:
- the LOC107027995 gene encoding histidine decarboxylase-like, with protein MQDISTKCTQQYKYFCFILSKQKTYYKNINLNFTRMDSFSLEMDFEPSPMTPRSLAAMTPRSLARRRLFPNVDNKKQKVEQSGAGPRKNLQLEVMEPALNNDGPSLDTILVNYLDTLTQRVNYHLGYPVNIYYDHYASLAPLLQFHLNNCGDPFLQNTVDFHSKDFEVAVLDWFAKLWEIEKDQYWGYVTNGGTEGNLHGILLGRELLPDGILYASKDSHYSVFKAARMYRMDSETINTSVNGEMDYSDLRAKLIQNKDKPAIINVTIGTTFKGAIDDVDTILEILKECGYSQDRFYIHCDAALCGLMTPFINNMISFKKPIGSVTISGHKFLGCPMPCGVQITRKSYINNLSTNVEYIASVDATISGSRNGLTPIFLWYSLSAKGQIGLQKDVKRCLDNAKYLKDRLQKAGISVMLNELSIIVVLERPRDHEFVRRWQLSCVKDMAHVIVMPGITREMLDNFMSELVQQRKVWYQNGKTYPPCVGEDIGAQNCACSYHKIDYITP; from the exons ATGCAAGACATATCAACAAAATGCACTCAACAATATAAATACTTCTGCTTTATTCTAAGCAAACAGAAAACatactataaaaatataaatttgaatttcacGAGAATGGATAGCTTTTCACTTGAAATG GATTTTGAGCCATCACCCATGACACCTAGAAGTTTAGCAGCGATGACACCTAGAAGTTTAGCGCGGCGAAGATTGTTTCCCAATGTGGACAACAAAAAACAGAAGGTGGAACAATCAGGTGCAGGGCCAAGGAAGAACTTACAACTTGAAGTCATGGAGCCTGCTTTGAACAATGATGGTCCCTCTTTGGACACTATCTTGGTCAATTATTTGGACACACTTACTCAACGTGTCAATTATCATTTAGGTTATCCAGTCAACATATATTATGATCACTATGCATCTTTAGCACCACTTTTACAGTTTCACCTAAACAATTGTGGTGATCCTTTCCTACAAAACACTGTCGATTTCCATTCAAAAGACTTTGAAGTGGCTGTTTTGGATTGGTTTGCAAAACTTTGGGAAATTGAAAAGGATCAATACTGGGGATATGTTACCAATGGTGGCACCGAAGGCAATCTCCATGGTATTTTGTTAGG GAGAGAGCTACTTCCTGATGGAATATTATATGCATCAAAAGATTCTCATTACTCGGTCTTCAAAGCTGCAAGAATGTATAGAATGGATTCAGAAACAATCAACACATCAGTAAACGGAGAGATGGATTATTCAGATTTAAGAGCAAAGTTAATTCAAAATAAGGACAAACCAGCTATTATAAATGTCACAATTG GAACTACCTTCAAAGGTGCTATTGATGATGTTGATACAATTCTTGAAATACTCAAAGAATGTGGCTATTCACAAGATAGGTTTTACATTCACTGTGATGCTGCACTATGTGGTCTTATGACCCCTTTTATAAACAAT ATGATTAGTTTCAAGAAGCCAATTGGAAGTGTCACAATTTCTGGTCATAAGTTCTTAGGATGCCCAATGCCTTGTGGTGTCCAAATAACAAGAAAAAGCTACATCAATAATCTCTCAACAAATGTGGAGTACATTGCTTCTGTCGATGCCACTATTTCTGGTAGCCGTAACGGTTTGACTCCAATTTTCTTATGGTATAGCTTGAGCGCAAAAGGTCAAATTGGCTTGCAAAAGGATGTCAAAAGATGTCTCGACAATGCTAAATATTTGAAAGATCGTCTTCAAAAAGCAGGGATAAGTGTTATGCTGAATGAGCTTAGCATCATAGTTGTACTTGAAAGGCCTCGTGACCATGAATTTGTTCGTCGTTGGCAACTCTCATGTGTCAAGGATATGGCACATGTTATTGTAATGCCAGGCATCACACGAGAAATGCTTGACAACTTCATGAGTGAATTAGTGCAACAAAGAAAAGTATGGTATCAAAATGGAAAGACCTATCCTCCTTGTGTTGGAGAGGATATTGGTGCTCAAAATTGTGCATGCTCTTACCATAAGATTGACTACATTACTCCTTAG
- the LOC107027073 gene encoding histidine decarboxylase-like isoform X2: MGSLSLKMDFEPSPMTPRSLARRCLLPNADSKKQSGAGPRKNLELEVMEAGLKNDGPSLDTILVNYLDTLTQRVNFHLGYPVNICYDHYAILAPLLQFHLNNCGDPFLQNTVDFHSKDFEVAVLNWFAQLWKIENDQYWGYVTNGGTEGNLHGILLGRELLPQGILYASKDSHYSVFKAARMYRMDSETINTSLNGEMDYSDLRAKLLQNKDKPAIINVTIGTTFKGAIDDVDIILETLKECGYSQDRFYIHCDAALCGLMTPFINNMISFKKPIGSVTISGHKFLGCPMPCGIQITRKSYINNLSTNVEYIASVDATISGSRNGLTPIFLWYSLSTKGQIGLQKDVKRCLDNAKYLKDRLQQAGISVMLNELSIIVVLERPLDHEFVRRWQLSCVKDMAHVIVMPGITREMLDNFISELVQQRKHWYQGGEAEAPCVADDIGTQNCACSYHKID, translated from the exons ATGGGTAGCCTCTCACTTAAAATG GATTTTGAGCCTTCACCGATGACACCGAGAAGTTTAGCACGGAGATGTTTGCTTCCAAATGCGGACAGCAAGAAACAATCAGGGGCAGGGCCAAGGAAGAACTTGGAACTTGAGGTGATGGAGGCCGGATTGAAGAATGATGGTCCTTCTTTGGACACTATATTGGTCAATTATTTGGATACACTTACACAACGAGTCAATTTTCATTTAGGTTATCCAGTCAACATATGTTATGATCACTATGCAATTTTAGCACCACTTTTACAGTTTCACCTAAACAATTGTGGTGATCCTTTCCTACAAAACACTGTCGATTTCCATTCTAAAGACTTTGAAGTGGCTGTTTTGAATTGGTTTGCACAACTTTGGAAAATTGAAAACGATCAATATTGGGGCTATGTTACCAATGGTGGCACTGAAGGCAATCTCCATGGTATTTTGTTAGG GAGAGAGTTACTTCCTCAAGGAATATTATATGCATCAAAAGACTCTCACTACTCAGTCTTCAAAGCTGCAAGAATGTATAGAATGGATTCAGAAACAATCAACACATCACTAAATGGAGAGATGGATTACTCAGATTTAAGAGCAAAGTTACTTCAAAATAAGGACAAACCAGCTATTATAAATGTCACAATTG GAACTACTTTCAAAGgagctattgatgatgttgATATTATTCTTGAAACACTCAAAGAATGTGGCTATTCACAAGATAGGTTTTACATCCACTGTGATGCTGCACTATGTGGTCTTATGACCCCTTTTATAAACAAT ATGATTAGTTTCAAGAAGCCAATTGGAAGTGTCACAATTTCTGGTCATAAGTTTTTGGGATGTCCAATGCCTTGTGGTATCCAAATAACAAGAAAAAGCTACATCAATAATCTCTCAACAAATGTGGAATACATTGCTTCTGTCGATGCCACTATTTCTGGTAGTCGTAACGGCTTAACTCCAATTTTCTTGTGGTATAGCTTGAGCACAAAAGGTCAAATTGGCCTTCAAAAGGATGTTAAAAGATGTCTCGACAATGCCAAATATTTGAAAGATCGTCTTCAACAAGCAGGAATTAGTGTTATGCTGAATGAGCTTAGTATCATAGTTGTACTTGAAAGGCCTCTTGATCATGAATTTGTGCGTCGATGGCAACTTTCATGCGTCAAAGACATGGCCCATGTTATCGTTATGCCAGGCATCACACGAGAAATGCTTGACAATTTCATCAGTGAACTAGTCCAACAACGAAAACATTGGTACCAAGGCGGAGAGGCAGAGGCTCCTTGTGTTGCAGATGATATTGGTACTCAAAATTGTGCATGCTCCTATCATAAGATTGACTAA